The proteins below come from a single candidate division WOR-3 bacterium genomic window:
- the nuoE gene encoding NADH-quinone oxidoreductase subunit NuoE: protein MEILDKLIKEYKEAKVDIIQVLHHIQNEYNYLPKEVLIKLSRELHIPLSKIYSIATFYAAFSLTPRGKHLCTVCMGTACHVRGAPAVLSRIEERLGIRPGETTPDNNFTLETVNCLGACALAPIVVIDGEYHGQTTVNKIDRLLEKYAQKADKI, encoded by the coding sequence ATGGAAATCCTGGACAAGCTAATCAAAGAATATAAAGAGGCAAAGGTCGATATCATTCAGGTGCTTCACCATATTCAGAATGAATATAATTATTTACCCAAGGAAGTGCTGATTAAACTTTCACGGGAGCTTCATATCCCCTTGAGCAAGATTTACAGTATTGCGACATTCTATGCCGCTTTCAGCCTTACCCCCCGGGGTAAACATTTGTGCACGGTCTGCATGGGTACGGCATGTCATGTCCGGGGAGCGCCAGCGGTTTTAAGCCGGATTGAAGAGCGGCTGGGTATAAGACCTGGTGAAACCACACCCGATAATAATTTCACCCTGGAAACAGTGAACTGCCTTGGTGCCTGTGCGTTAGCGCCGATAGTGGTGATTGATGGTGAATACCATGGTCAGACGACCGTAAATAAAATAGATAGGTTATTAGAAAAATATGCCCAGAAGGCAGACAAAATCTAA
- the nuoF gene encoding NADH-quinone oxidoreductase subunit NuoF — protein sequence MPRRQTKSKGFRLDLLVCAGTGCVSNRSFAVKEALEKEIARRGLHGEVRVIATGCQGFCERGPIVIAQPGEIFYQRVTEKDVPYLVEEHLIKGRPAKKLMYVPEKETLPVPRMSEIGFFKHQRLIVLRNRGRLDPENIEEYIAFDGYRALEKVLTSMTPEQVIEEIKKSGLRGRGGAGFPTGRKWELCRAAEGYPKYIICNGDEGDPGAFMDRSVLEADPHSVIEGMLIGAYAIGAQKGFIYVRKEYPLAVKRVQHALKQAMDYGLLGEDILGTGFNFFIEVVQGAGAFVCGEETALMAAIEGRVGRPRTRPPYPVEKGLWGKPTNINNVETWANVPVIILRGAEWFASIGTENSKGTKIFSLVGKINNTGLVEVPMGITLREIIYEIGGGIPNNKRFKAVQTGGPSGGCIPEAHLDLPIDYESLTAVGSMMGSGGMIVMDEDTCMVDVARYFLNFTQQESCGKCVPCRLGTKQMVDILNRIVEGKGKEGDVELLESIGENVKLASLCGLGQTAPNPVLTTIKYFKEEYLAHIKEKRCPALVCKALISYVIDPALCTGCMACAKNCPTQAITGELKKVHAIDQSKCIKCGICLSVCPTKFGAVKKVTPAI from the coding sequence ATGCCCAGAAGGCAGACAAAATCTAAGGGATTTAGATTAGATTTATTAGTCTGTGCCGGGACCGGTTGCGTATCCAATCGTTCATTTGCGGTAAAAGAGGCTTTAGAAAAAGAGATTGCCAGGCGCGGATTACATGGTGAAGTGCGGGTAATTGCCACTGGTTGTCAGGGTTTCTGCGAGCGGGGACCGATTGTGATCGCCCAGCCGGGTGAGATTTTTTATCAACGGGTGACCGAAAAAGATGTTCCTTATTTAGTTGAAGAACATCTTATCAAAGGTCGGCCAGCGAAGAAATTGATGTATGTTCCGGAAAAGGAAACCCTGCCTGTTCCTCGGATGTCGGAGATTGGATTTTTCAAACACCAGCGCCTCATCGTTTTACGAAATCGGGGTCGGCTGGATCCAGAAAATATCGAAGAGTATATTGCCTTTGATGGATATCGGGCGCTTGAAAAGGTTCTTACCTCTATGACCCCAGAACAGGTTATTGAGGAGATTAAAAAATCGGGATTGCGGGGGAGAGGTGGGGCTGGATTTCCTACAGGCCGTAAATGGGAATTATGTCGGGCTGCTGAAGGTTACCCCAAGTATATCATCTGTAATGGCGATGAAGGCGATCCCGGAGCTTTTATGGACCGGAGTGTTTTGGAGGCCGATCCCCATTCGGTTATTGAAGGGATGCTCATCGGTGCTTATGCAATCGGTGCCCAGAAGGGATTTATATATGTCCGGAAGGAATATCCACTTGCGGTAAAAAGAGTTCAGCACGCTTTAAAACAGGCGATGGATTATGGATTACTGGGTGAGGATATCTTGGGAACAGGATTTAATTTTTTTATTGAAGTAGTCCAAGGTGCTGGTGCCTTTGTCTGTGGTGAGGAGACGGCATTGATGGCGGCAATAGAAGGCCGGGTAGGAAGACCGCGAACCCGACCACCTTATCCGGTGGAGAAGGGATTGTGGGGTAAGCCGACCAATATCAACAATGTTGAAACCTGGGCCAATGTGCCGGTGATAATCCTCCGGGGTGCGGAATGGTTTGCTTCAATCGGTACCGAAAATAGTAAGGGCACAAAGATTTTTTCATTGGTGGGTAAGATTAATAATACCGGACTGGTGGAAGTGCCGATGGGTATTACCCTCCGTGAGATCATTTACGAGATTGGTGGTGGCATTCCGAATAATAAAAGGTTCAAAGCCGTGCAGACGGGCGGACCATCCGGAGGTTGTATACCCGAGGCACACTTGGACCTGCCGATAGATTATGAGAGTCTTACTGCGGTCGGTTCCATGATGGGTTCGGGCGGTATGATTGTGATGGATGAGGATACCTGTATGGTGGATGTGGCGCGCTATTTCCTGAATTTCACACAGCAGGAATCCTGTGGTAAATGCGTTCCCTGCCGACTGGGCACAAAACAGATGGTAGATATTTTAAATCGTATTGTGGAAGGCAAAGGCAAAGAGGGTGATGTGGAGCTTTTAGAATCCATTGGTGAGAATGTAAAGCTTGCTTCCCTCTGTGGCCTGGGACAGACGGCACCCAATCCGGTTTTGACAACGATAAAATATTTTAAAGAAGAGTATCTTGCACACATCAAAGAAAAACGATGTCCAGCACTCGTCTGTAAGGCGCTAATTTCTTATGTGATAGACCCGGCATTGTGTACCGGCTGTATGGCTTGTGCTAAGAATTGCCCGACTCAGGCGATAACGGGTGAACTTAAGAAAGTTCATGCGATTGACCAATCAAAATGTATCAAGTGCGGTATCTGCCTCAGTGTTTGTCCTACGAAATTTGGTGCCGTGAAAAAGGTGACACCGGCAATATGA
- a CDS encoding transglutaminase family protein, protein MQLKKIIILILSGMVIGVTIYLLQLGHPGDDGRTLNIPDTDSIKEINEEYLGIFIKGQRVGYTFTKIKTLKAGLEIESNSQMTINMMNEITTLATHLFARTDGDYALKNFTIAINAKGHESKIEGVIDNHKLNLTTYSHGVKQTQTKEIKDKPYIPDVVDLIIQKKNLKPGDEITIPYFDPTSQSTGAAKIKVYPPERVKVFDKERIGKKIEINFMGILTYLWLDEDNKIIKNATPNLYMEMIPISKEEALREVKPEEAFDLLGFFSVKLAQPLPSDKKITYVQLKLSEISDEGLDLEDDFQKVISKEPLVIEITRADINQLPPSNLPINEYTEFLKPSAYIQCDHPEIIKAAKRIVGNEKSVINISQRLTNGVYRMLNKVPTPSMPSAIDVLKTKEGDCNEHSVLFTALARALGIPAKIYVGLVNLEGDAYFYHAWCAVWLGKWIPVDPTFNQFPADVYHLKLKEGEIADWAEVMKVVGRIQIEVLEYH, encoded by the coding sequence ATGCAGCTGAAAAAAATCATAATTCTCATTCTCAGCGGGATGGTCATCGGTGTAACCATTTATCTTCTCCAACTCGGGCATCCTGGCGATGATGGACGCACACTAAATATACCCGATACTGATTCAATAAAAGAAATCAATGAAGAATATCTGGGTATTTTTATCAAAGGTCAAAGGGTGGGTTACACATTTACCAAAATTAAAACCCTTAAAGCAGGTTTGGAAATAGAATCGAACAGTCAGATGACAATAAATATGATGAATGAAATAACCACCCTTGCCACTCATCTTTTTGCCCGCACCGACGGAGATTATGCCTTAAAAAATTTTACTATCGCCATCAATGCTAAAGGCCATGAATCGAAGATTGAAGGGGTTATAGACAACCATAAGTTAAATCTTACCACTTACTCCCACGGGGTAAAACAAACTCAGACCAAAGAAATAAAAGATAAACCCTATATCCCGGATGTCGTGGATTTAATCATCCAGAAAAAGAATTTAAAGCCCGGAGATGAAATCACCATCCCTTATTTTGACCCCACAAGCCAGTCTACCGGAGCGGCGAAGATAAAAGTATATCCTCCAGAAAGGGTGAAAGTGTTTGATAAAGAAAGAATAGGTAAAAAAATTGAGATAAATTTTATGGGTATTCTTACTTATCTCTGGCTTGATGAAGACAATAAAATTATAAAGAATGCCACCCCTAATCTCTATATGGAAATGATTCCGATCTCTAAAGAAGAAGCCCTGCGGGAGGTCAAGCCCGAAGAGGCATTTGACCTGCTTGGTTTCTTTTCTGTAAAATTAGCCCAACCGTTACCCTCCGATAAAAAGATAACCTATGTCCAATTGAAACTTTCGGAGATTTCTGATGAAGGTTTGGACCTCGAAGACGATTTTCAGAAGGTGATCTCCAAAGAACCATTGGTCATCGAAATAACCCGAGCGGACATCAATCAACTGCCTCCATCAAATCTTCCCATCAATGAGTATACGGAATTCTTAAAACCATCCGCCTATATTCAGTGTGATCATCCCGAAATAATAAAAGCGGCAAAAAGGATTGTGGGTAATGAAAAATCCGTTATCAATATCAGCCAAAGGTTAACCAATGGTGTCTATCGAATGCTCAATAAAGTCCCCACCCCTTCAATGCCTTCCGCGATTGATGTTTTAAAAACAAAAGAAGGTGACTGCAATGAACATTCTGTTCTCTTCACCGCCCTGGCACGGGCCTTGGGTATCCCAGCAAAAATTTATGTGGGTCTGGTAAATCTGGAAGGCGATGCCTATTTCTATCATGCATGGTGTGCAGTCTGGCTCGGAAAATGGATTCCGGTTGACCCCACCTTCAACCAATTCCCTGCCGATGTTTACCATTTAAAATTAAAAGAAGGAGAGATAGCGGACTGGGCTGAGGTAATGAAAGTGGTGGGAAGAATCCAAATTGAAGTCCTTGAATACCATTAA